Proteins encoded by one window of Metamycoplasma subdolum:
- a CDS encoding leucine-rich repeat protein gives MLKKPFKIALIALGVAAGVATVATIAVVAKQKKDLRNYRAYIESVSSVDKLLPTDVEQFDGDIKPNDLPKDKKGISKIKIKDYEEALNKAKKVTRSKDINAAKKELEKAVEILKNSVVIGTSTAELAKLKYYIAQVEIEKLLKDVEQSNVKPLPENTPKGKKVIWKDKVLEYQKALDVAKAVTEETKAAQAKKDLEKAVENLISEIVTGTSEKNLDALKFVINQIENDIITLLSDVQIIDGTPKAEDIAQGTKAIAKSEKEAMENAIKTAKEVTDETKAEQAKKDLEAAFDKFKNSIVVGISTAELQLLQALISQVKTENILKDVLRVDGEIKPDEISEDLKAISKQTAEALEQALADAEKVTVETEAEAARTKLQNAFDKAKGEIVQGKSTKNIDELKAFLETFKPEQIKKDLNLLIIDKDPLLAKDIPQGRKGISKKYWDKFVAAWNKASEVTKDSLAKAAKDEFSPVVAETHSHVLTGTYAPNVDKLKGELIKYSPDKILKGVTEMVHSTHEPMEILEGKKEILQAHADEYRAEWQRLMKIDLESEAIQGLKDLNKAKLLVHSRIVHGKASAKYLEIKKLLMDNTTDKIKASYSNLEIYLTNNIDAGEVAPGTHGVTQRWIDFYTHKWNQFFNQLKTNEDATDKLKNEIQHQINEFKTRIVKGTGTTLQPSLNILQQYTEVKSDGTLQMKDTSQMLSQILNGSPRMDTFVVPKKLNGITIKKIGGKLFSDTDFIRRVKILAEITDVEYEAFVGHTKAPEKAIKYVDFPNCNITFDNRVFADARLENIILPNFAVLSSAMFYGATIERDLVLPDLYLKTIPTYCFQNILVKGDIIFPNNLDIVLEADSFLDATVNGSVFLPDNSVYTNNKAEFDKASTQLDFQPKQM, from the coding sequence ATGTTAAAAAAACCATTCAAGATTGCTTTAATTGCACTTGGAGTTGCTGCTGGAGTTGCCACGGTAGCGACAATTGCAGTTGTAGCAAAACAAAAAAAAGATCTTCGTAATTATAGAGCCTATATTGAATCAGTTTCAAGTGTAGATAAATTACTTCCTACTGATGTTGAACAATTTGATGGTGATATTAAACCTAATGATTTGCCAAAGGACAAAAAAGGTATTTCTAAAATCAAGATTAAGGATTATGAAGAAGCTTTAAATAAAGCCAAAAAAGTAACTAGATCAAAAGACATTAATGCTGCTAAAAAAGAACTAGAAAAAGCAGTAGAAATACTTAAAAATTCTGTAGTAATTGGTACCTCAACTGCAGAACTTGCAAAATTAAAATACTACATTGCTCAAGTAGAAATTGAGAAATTATTGAAGGATGTAGAACAATCAAATGTCAAGCCTTTACCTGAAAACACGCCTAAAGGTAAAAAGGTGATTTGGAAAGATAAAGTTTTAGAGTATCAAAAAGCTCTTGATGTTGCCAAAGCAGTAACTGAAGAAACAAAAGCAGCACAAGCTAAAAAAGACCTTGAAAAGGCTGTCGAAAACTTAATTAGTGAAATAGTGACTGGAACATCAGAGAAAAATCTTGATGCTTTAAAATTTGTTATTAATCAAATTGAAAACGACATAATAACACTTCTATCAGACGTACAAATAATTGATGGAACACCTAAAGCAGAAGATATTGCACAAGGTACTAAAGCAATTGCAAAATCTGAAAAAGAAGCAATGGAAAATGCAATTAAAACTGCTAAAGAAGTAACTGACGAAACCAAAGCTGAACAAGCTAAAAAAGACCTTGAAGCAGCATTTGATAAATTTAAAAATTCAATAGTTGTAGGAATTTCGACCGCAGAGCTTCAATTATTACAAGCATTGATTTCTCAAGTTAAAACTGAGAATATTCTTAAGGATGTTTTAAGAGTAGATGGTGAAATAAAACCTGATGAAATTTCAGAAGATTTAAAAGCAATTAGTAAACAAACAGCGGAAGCATTAGAACAAGCACTAGCAGATGCAGAAAAAGTTACTGTTGAAACTGAAGCAGAAGCTGCCAGAACTAAATTACAAAATGCTTTTGATAAAGCTAAGGGCGAAATTGTTCAAGGTAAGAGTACTAAAAATATTGATGAGCTTAAAGCATTTCTTGAAACCTTCAAACCTGAACAAATTAAAAAGGATTTAAATTTATTAATTATTGATAAAGATCCATTGCTAGCAAAAGACATACCTCAAGGAAGAAAAGGAATTAGTAAAAAATATTGAGATAAATTTGTTGCTGCGTGAAATAAAGCATCAGAAGTGACAAAAGATAGTTTGGCAAAAGCAGCAAAAGATGAATTTTCACCAGTTGTTGCTGAAACACATAGTCATGTTCTTACTGGAACGTATGCACCTAATGTGGATAAGTTAAAAGGAGAACTTATTAAGTATAGTCCCGATAAGATATTAAAAGGTGTTACCGAAATGGTCCATTCTACCCACGAACCAATGGAAATTCTAGAAGGAAAAAAAGAAATTTTGCAAGCACATGCAGATGAGTATCGTGCCGAATGACAAAGACTTATGAAAATTGATTTAGAGAGTGAAGCTATTCAAGGATTGAAAGATTTGAATAAAGCCAAATTACTTGTACATAGCCGGATTGTTCACGGTAAAGCAAGTGCAAAATATCTTGAAATTAAAAAGCTTTTAATGGATAATACTACGGATAAAATAAAAGCAAGTTATTCAAACCTTGAAATCTACTTAACTAATAATATTGATGCTGGTGAAGTTGCTCCCGGAACTCATGGTGTTACTCAAAGATGAATAGATTTTTATACACATAAATGAAATCAATTTTTTAATCAACTTAAAACTAATGAAGATGCAACCGATAAGTTAAAAAATGAAATTCAACACCAAATTAATGAATTTAAAACCCGCATTGTTAAAGGAACAGGAACCACTCTTCAACCTAGTTTAAATATATTACAACAATATACAGAGGTTAAAAGTGACGGTACCTTACAAATGAAAGATACTAGTCAAATGTTATCTCAAATATTAAATGGATCCCCAAGAATGGATACATTTGTTGTTCCTAAAAAACTTAATGGAATAACTATTAAAAAAATTGGTGGTAAATTATTCTCAGATACAGATTTTATAAGAAGAGTCAAAATTTTAGCTGAAATTACGGATGTTGAATATGAAGCTTTTGTAGGTCATACAAAGGCTCCTGAAAAAGCAATTAAATATGTTGATTTTCCAAATTGCAATATTACTTTTGATAATCGTGTGTTTGCAGATGCTCGTTTGGAAAATATTATTCTTCCAAATTTTGCAGTTTTATCATCTGCTATGTTTTATGGTGCAACCATTGAACGTGATTTAGTATTACCTGATTTATATCTAAAAACAATACCAACTTATTGTTTTCAAAATATTCTAGTTAAAGGTGACATAATTTTCCCTAATAACTTAGATATAGTATTGGAAGCTGATTCATTCTTAGATGCAACAGTTAACGGATCAGTGTTCTTGCCAGATAACTCAGTTTATACTAATAATAAAGCAGAGTTTGATAAAGCATCTACTCAATTAGATTTCCAACCAAAACAAATGTAA